In the genome of Acidobacteriota bacterium, the window GCGAAGACAACGGCATTCAGGATGGAAGACTCGTCTTTGACCACGGATCCCGCGACCCCTCGGGTGACGAACGAATCGGTATCACCCGGCGCTCCGACCCGCCGCTTCGAGCCGGAACCTACTTCGTCTCCATCGTTGTTTTTGATACGGGCGCCGTCGCCGAGGGTACGATCACGGCGACCGTGGATACGGACGCGGTGGACTGTCACCTGGATGTGACCTGCCACTCGGAATGGGCGAGTGCCGCGACTGGAGTCGCGAGAATATTCATTGAGACGAGCGAAGGCCGCACCCGAGCCTGCTCGGGTACGGTGCTGAACAACAGCCGGCAGGACTTCACGCCCTTCTTCCTGACGGCGGCCCACTGTGTGCAAACCGAGGCGGAAGCGCGTAGCGTGACGGCGGCTTGGTTTTACCAGACACGAACCTGCAACGGAGAACCCCCGGATATACGGAGCGTGCCGCGTACCGAGGGGGCGCGTCTGCTCGCCACGACAGGGCACTCTGAAATCGGGCAGCCCGAGGGCGATATGACGCTGCTGCGGCTCGAAGGCGATCTGCCGGACGGCGTGATGTTCCAAGGCTGGGACGCGGACCCGCAACCTGTCGGCGCGCAGGTCGCCGGCATTCACCATCCTGCAAGTGATTGGGGCGAATTCAAGCGGATTTCCTTCGGTGAGGCCATTCCCGACCCAGGGTTCGGCTTTTCCGACGATACCTACTTGAACGTCTCCTACCCATTGGGACAGGGCTACACGGAAGGGGGCTCTTCCGGGTCCGCCATCTTCGGCAGCCCTGGAACCCTCGTGGGGGCACTGAGCGGCGGCGACGTTGGGTCTGCCTGTCCGACCCGTCCTTCTCGTGACATCTACACGCGCTTTTCGGCTTTCTACCCCCAGATCCGACAGTTCATCGACGAGGACTTCGCGCTGGAATTTGCCCATTTCGCCAATGGTTCTTCCATCAGCTCCGACGTGGTGTTGTTGAACGTTGCGGCCACGCCGATCCGTCCCACCCTCTACTTTGCCGATGACGAAGGCAATCGGATTGACGCCGGATCGCTGGTGGAGATCACTCGAGATTTGGAGGTGCTTGAAAACGGAGCTTTGAGCGTAAGAACCGAGATGGCGCCGCTGGAAGAGCTGACGATTTCGACCCACGGCCGGGGGGACCTTGTCGTGGGATCGGTGCGGGTGACAGCGGACGGATCCATCGGCGGGGTGCTGCGCTTTGACGCGCCCGGCATAGGAGTGGCGGGAGTCGGGGCCAGTGAACCCCTCAATGACGCCCTCTTCCCCGCGCGCCGCCAAGCGGGAGGCGTCAACACCGGAGTGGCGCTGCGCAACCTGGAATCGGACGGGATGACGGTGTCCTGTTCCTTGATGCGGAGGGGCTCCGTGCTGGAAGACGAGGAGATCCAGCTGGACGCCGGCGGGCAGACCGCGCAGTTCATCAATGAGATCTTCCCCGGCGTGAACACGTCCGATTTCGTGGGATCAGTGAGGTGCACCGCGCCTGAAGGGAGAAGGTTCGCCGGGATAGCCTTGGAGATGGATGCCAACGACGGCATCTTCACAACTCTGCCGGTGGTGGCTGTGGACCAGACGGGAGCCGGAAACGGGGAAACCTCTCTGGAGTTTGCCCATTTCGCCAATGGTTCGTCCATCACCTCCGATGTGGTGTTGTTGAACGTCTCGACCCAGCGGATCCGTCCCACCCTCTACTTTTTTGATCAGGATGGCAATGGGATAGAGCCGGATTCAGTGGTGGATACCGGAAACAGCCTGGAGATACGTCCGGACGGAGGCCTTCGTGCGCGTCAGGCGCTGCCGCCATTGGGAGATCTCACGATTTCGACCCACGGCCGGGGGGATGTCGTGGTGGGATCGGTGCGGGTGATATCGGACGGGCCGATCGGCGGGGTCCTTCGCTTTACGCTCCCAGGTGCGGGAGTGGCGGGGGTTGGGGCCAGCGAACCCGTCGCTGACGCCCTCTTCCCGGCTCGCCGCCAAGCGGGAGGCATCAATACCGGCGTGGCGCTCCGCAACCTGACCGCGGAAGAAATGACGGTGTCCTGCAACTTGATGCGGGGAGGCTCCGCGCTGGAAAGCGTAGATATCCCGTTGGACGCAGGGGGGCAGACCGCCCGGTTCATTGATGAGATCTTCGCCGGCGCAGGCACGTCGGAGTTCGTGGGTTCAGTGAGGTGCCTGGCGCCGGTCGGGGGAAGGTTCGCCGGGGTTGCCTTGGAGATGGATTTCGACAACGGCATCTTCACGACGCTCCCGGTGGTGCCGGTGAAGGGCGGGACCCGCCCCGAAGTGCCTCGGACGGCCCCGACGGTGAGCCTGTCGGCATCGCCCACGTCCATCGAGCGGGGCCAGAGCGCGACCCTGAGGTGGTCATCCACCAACGCGACCAGCGCGTCCCTCACGCCAGGGATCGGCACGGTCCCGACCTCCGGATCGCGGCGAGTTTCCCCCACCAGAACGACGACCTACCGCATCACCGTCCGCGGAGCCGACGGACAGACCGCCTCGGACTCAACGACCGTCACCGTGACCGAGCCGCCAGCATCGCTGGCTCCCGCCGATCAAGACGCGTTCAACGAAGTCTTCGTTGGCAAGCGCATGTTGACGAGCTATCCGGACTACCACATCGATTTCATCCGTCCCGGCCGCTTCGAGGAAACCGAGGAGTCGGACGTCTATCCCGGAGACTATACGTATCGGAATTCAGGTTCGAATACGGGAACGTTGACGCTGAATTATGACGACGGCGATCGCTGCACCTTCGAACTGACGTTCGCTTCCGAAACGTCGGGAACGTTCACCTACAGTTGCATCGACGGAGAGAGCGGAAATGCCAGTTGGCGCTTGGCGGATATTCCTTCCGATGATGAAGATGACGACACGAGCCAGGTGTGCGCTGCCGGTAGCACGATCCAATCCGGAAGCGAATGCGCCCTTCAGTTCCCCGAAGGGACTCCCGACGCGGGCAATACGTTTGGCCGGTTTGCCGTCGGCGAATTCTTCGGATCGGAGAAGGGTTGTCTGTTTATCAGCAGTGGTTTCCAGAGTTGTGGTTCCAGCAACGTCAGCTTACCTGCTGACTCTGTGTTGAACACACCGTCGGGTAACAAGTATTCGATCGTTTTCTCCGCGAACATGATCGAGGACAGCTCCAGTTGGACGATCTCCGAGCTCTCGATAACGCAGGAGGAGTGACAGAACGGATGGTGACCTGCCCGGGGGTGTGGTGAGACCCCGGAGGCAAACCCGGTAGGACGCTAATGGAGTCGATGCCGTTCTGATCATGCTGCGCCGTATCTGGCCGGTTATCTGGTGAGAAACGGGCAATGCCACGGAGCGGTTCAACCGAACCGTTCGCGATTTTTCCTTCGCCACTTCCGGTCAATGCCGTGGTGACTTTGGCCCCGGACTGCTAGAATCCGGGCCGGATTCGGGCTTCAAAGGTCACCTGTTCATGGAAAAACCAATGCATCCATCGCTGTTCGTCCTGCTACTGCTTCTTGCCGCCGGTTCCGGCTCGATCAGGGCGGAGACCAAAGAGGTTCCTCTGACCCAGATCCCCCTGTTGGGCAACTACGTCATGAACAAGCCGGTGGCTCCCCACCTGGGGGACGCCGCAGAGTTCGCCATCCGGCTGCTCCAGTGGTCGGATACGAATCGGCCCTCCATCCTCAAGGTTCAGCGCATCATCAAGGGAGAGACCTACGCCCAGGAATGGGGGGCCAATCTGAACTACAACCCGCTGCCCTTGGAGGGCGTGGTCGACCTGATGAGCGACGCCTATCAGCAATTGGAGAGTCCGCGACTGGTGAAACTGGAGATCTCGGACCGGATCGAAGTCCTTCAGGCGCCCGAACGTTTGGATCTCCTGCAATCGCTGGTGATTCCCGTCCCCTTTGTCGTCAGAAATTCGGGAACCGGTCAGGTCCAGGTGACGGTCCGTAGCGGGACCGAGGGTGTGAAAGTCCAGGAAGAACTCCGAACTCTGGGCGCGGGACAGAGTCTGGGTTGGTTCGTCCCTGTCTCACTGGAAGGATGGAGCGGCGGCGCCGTAGGTTTGAAGCTCGATGCCGGAGCTTTGTCGCAGGAGATTTCGCTTCCCACCCGGGCCTGGGACTCGGGGACGGTGAAGGTCAGAGTTCTGGATGAAAACGGACGGCCGACCCAGGCCCGCGTGTATCTCAACGGACCCGATGGAAAGTCGTACACACCCGCGGGAGCGCAGCCTCATATCACCAACGGCGACTACCGTCAGCCCTATGGCGGCGAGTATTACTTCTATGCCGACGGCGGTTTCGAAGCGGGCGTTCCGGCCGGGACCGTCTCTCTGGAGGTGGTCAAGGGCCTGGAATACGCCCCGTTGGCCCGAAAGGTCCAGGTCGCCAAGGGACAGGCCAAGAAGGTGGAGTTCCGGTTGAAACGGACCTGGGACATGGGCGCCAAGGGTTGGTGGTCGGGCGACACCCACCTGCATGCCAATCTCTTCCACGATCCCATCACCGGCGCGGACGATCGGATCAAGCCGAAGGACGTCCTCCTCGTGGTGAAGGCCGAAGATCTGAACGTGGCCCATATGCTGGCCTGCAACAGCGAGGACGGTTACGTCTACGAGCGCAAGCGCGTGGAGGGCCGGCCCAACGCGCTGTCGGAAGAGCGGCACATCCTCTACTGGAACGAAGAGATGCGCAACCTGCGCCTCTACGGTCACATGGGCTTTCTGAGGATCAAGAGCTTCGTGGAGCCGGCCTTCGTGGGCTGGCCCGGCACCACCCATCCCCAGGACGACCCGGCCAACTACTACCAGGCCGTCAAGGCCAAGGCGCAAAACGCCGCCGTCATCTACGTCCACCCTGGTCTCCCCAGCGAGTACCCGGTGGACATCGCCCTGGGAGTCGTGGACACCATAGACGTCATGTGCCAGGGCGACGAAGAGAAGAACACGGCCCACTGGTACCAGCTTCTGAACGCGGGATTCCGCTGTCCCATCTCGGCCGGGACCGACAGCTACCTCGACCTGCCCTACCATCTCATTCCGGGGGCGGGGCGGGTCTATGTGAAGTCGGGTCCCCGGCTCGACTATTCCGACTGGATCGACGCCTATCTGGAGGGAAAGAGCTTTGCCACCAACGCCCCCATGGTCACCTTCACAGTGAACGGCCGGGAGGCGGGTTCGGTGTTTACGTGGGAGAAGGGGGCGCTCCAGGTTAAGGTGGAGGCCGAGGCCGAGTCCCACATTCCCATGTCCAGCATCGAACTGGTGGTCAACGGGCGCGTGGTGGAGACCGAAAAGGCGCGTGACGAGGGCAAGCGGGTCCGTTTGAGGAAGGGTCTGGAGGTCACGGACAGCTGCTGGATGGCGGTCCGGGTCCGGGGCGAGGCGCACCGGCTTCTTCCCAACGACGCCGCCCTCTATGCCCATACCAGTCCCGTATACCTCAGCTTCAAGAACCGGCCTGTCCGTTCCCACGCCGCCGCCCAGTTCTTCGTCGAGCAGATCGATCTCTTGATCCAGCGCGTCCACGACAGAGGCCAGTTCAGCCACGAGCGGGAGAAACAAAAGACCGTAGACCTCTTCCGGAAAGGGCAGGCGATCTATCGGGAGATGCTGGAAGAGGAGGAGACTGAAGCGGTCCCGGTGCGCTTCGGGCACTATTCCAGATAGGCGCATCTCGTATTCTGTCTATCGCCCTTAGGAGCCCCAGTTACGGGGGAAGTGGATATGGAGCGCAGGAGTTTCTTGAGACTGTTGGGATCCGGGGGTGCGGCTGCCTCGGCGCTGCCGACGCCGGTCCGAGGCGCCGTCCACGCCGAGCCGTCGAGAACACCCCTGGAGATCGGTCAGGAGAGACAGCTCTTCCTGGACGACCATGTCGTCGAGACCATGGAGCCCCGAGTCTTCCGGCTCCTGAACCAGCCGGTTCGGTACCGAGACAATCCGGTGATTCCGTTGGGAACGGACTGGGAGCAAAAAGGAGGACTGTCCCACGGGGGCGACGCCGGAGCCGTCCTCTACGACCCGGAACGCAAGCTCTATCGGTTCTACGGCTGGATGATTCCGTGGCCTCCCCTGGGAAGTTCGGTTCGGAAGTTCATCTTCTACGCCGAGTCGGAGGACGGTCTCCACTGGCGGAAACCGCCGCTGGGCCAAGTTCGTTACTTGGGGTACGACACCAATTTCATCCGACTGCCCTTCCTGGGAGACGCATCTCCCGGCAACCTCGGCGTTTTCCGGGACCCGGCGGCCCGAAGGCCCCAGGAACGGTACAAGATCGTGTTCCAAGGCAAACAGGACGGGGCGGGGGGGCTCTATCCCGGTTATTCCGCCGATGGCATCCGCTTCCATCGCTATCCCGTCTCCCGGCCCATCATTCCCTTCTACAGCGATACCAACAACAACGCGATCTGGAATCCGGGGACCAACGAATACCTGGTCTACCATAGGACCTACCCGAGACTGGATCGTTGGTTTCAGCCGGAACCCGTCTATCCTGAGGGTGCGCGGGCGCGGACGGCGGCCTGGGCGGCCAGCCGGGACTTCCTGGACTGGGACGGTCCCAGCGACAAGCAGGAGCCGGAAGAGCGGTACTTCTGTTTTCATGCTGACGCCGCCGACCGCATCGGGGACCGGGATTTCTACACCTTGGAGGTGCTCCCTTATGGTGGCGGGCTGGTCGGTTTCACCTCGGTCTACCATAATCTGATGGGCCAAATTCCCGCCGGGACCGATTTGGGCAAAGCCCGGAGCCCATGGGTGGACCGGATCGACGTTCAACTGCTGTGGAGCCGGGACGCCCGCCGCTTCGAGCGGGTCGGGGACCGTAGGGTGTTTCTGCCCAACGGTCCCGAGGGCAGCTGGGACGAGCATCTTTGCTACACCGTCCAGGCGCCCATCGTTCGAGAGGACCTGGGGGAGATCTGGATCTACTACGAGGGTTTCGGCGGCCGGCACGTCTTCAACCAGCGGGGCGAGCAGCAGCGAGGCCAGATCGGCCTGGCCATCCTTCGTCTGGACGGGTTCGTCAGCATCACCGGCGCGGGCTCGCTGACCACGCGGCCCCTGGTCTTCGAGGGCAACCGCCTCCGCATCAACGCCACCGGGCGGGACCGGTACGCAGGCGATGGCTACGGGACGGTCAAGGTGGCGTTGTTGGATGGGGAGACCGGCCGGGCCCTGCCCGGATACGGCCTGGACGATTGCCGGGTCTTCGGGGGAGACAAAATCAGCCACACCGTGAGCTGGCGTGGAAACGCCGAAGTCGGCGCTCTGGAGGGGAAGCCGATCCGCGTACGGTTCCAGGTCCAACGGGCCAAACTGTTTTCCTTTCAATTCACACGGGAGCCGGTCTAACCCTGTGCCCGTGCCACTGACTTTCAATTCGAGAGGGGATGCATCGTGAAAAATCCGGGGAGATTCGCAACGCTCCTTTTGGTCGCCTGCCTTTTTGGCGCGCTTTCCTGTACTTCCGAACCTGCAGAGCAGGGACCGGCTCCCATCGAAGTGGGACCGGGTACCCACCTCTTCGTGGACGATCGCCTGGTGGCGGAGACGGACCGGGTCTGGCGCTCCCTGAATCGCCCGACCAAGCACCGGGAGAACCCGGTGGTGAAGCCGGACCGGCCCTGGGAGGGCTACCTCGTGCTCCAGCCCGGAACCGTGATCTGGGACGAGGAAGAGCAGCTCTTCAAGATGTGGTACAACACCATCGGCACCCACAAACGGCCCTACGTCGAAGACTACCTCTGCTACGCCACCTCCCGGGACGGCCTCGCCTGGGAAAAACCGGATCTTGGGCTGGTGGAGTTCAGGGGATCCAAGAAAAACAACATCTTCCTCAAGTGGTCGGGGTGGACCCACGCTCTCCTGAAGGACTCTTCGGATCCGGATCCGAAACGGCGCTACAAACTGCTGTTTTGGCAGACCCATGACATGGATCGATGCGGCATCTCGGTGGCCTTCTCGCCCGATGGGAAGGAGTGGACCGAGTACCCGGAGAATCCGGTGGTGCCCTGCTGGGCGACCGGCGACACCTTTTCGATAACCCAGGATCCGGACAGCGGCCAATACCTGCTCTACCACAAGACCATCAGCCGGCCGATCCGCAAGGTCTCCCGCCTGGTGAGCGACGATTTCATCCATTGGAGGGATTCCCAGCAGGTCCTGGACCCGGACCCCTATGATCCCCCCGACACCGAGTTTTACGGTCTGTCGGCCTTTCCATACGCCGGCCAGTACCTGGGGGTGCTCTGGATCTACCACACCTACACCCAGTTCATGGACTCCCAACTGGTCTCCAGCCGGGATGGCCTCGAGTGGGAGCGCTCCGTGGGCCGCCGGCGCTTCATGAAGCTGGCGCCGGACGGGAACTACCGCAACGACACCTTCGACAGCGGCATGGTCTACCCGTCCAGCAGTCCCTTCGTGAAGGACGGCAAGGTCTGGATCTACTACTCCGGCTTCACCAATCTGCACAATGCTCCCTCCCGGGACCACAACGGCCAGATCGGGCTGGGGACATTGCGCCAGGACGGGTTCGTCTCCTTCGACGCCACCAGCGAGGGTTCGATCCTGACTCCACCGCTGAAGCTCGGGGGAAACACGTTGTCGGTGAACATGTCCTCCATGACCGAGATGCGGCCGAACTTCCAGCGGGACAGCGGCAAGGAACTCTACAGCAAGCTCTACAGCAAGAATCCATCGGCTCGGGGCTACGTGCGGGTCGAGGTCCAGGACACGGGAGGGAATGCGCTGCCTGGATATGAGGCCTCCAACTGCACGCCCGTGCACCACGGAGACCTCTACCAGAAGGTCACCTGGGAAAGGGGCCGCGATCTGTCGGGCGTCGGCGACCGCCCGGTCCGCCTGAAGTTCGTACTGGGCAACACGAAGCTCTATTCCATCAAGGTGGAATAGGCGGCGGCTTTCTTGCCGCCGAAGCGGAGCGGCGGTTTCCAACCGCCGAATCTTCGCTCTCAGACGAGACAAAAAACCGCACCTGCCGCATAACGAAGGCAAAGAGGGAGGCCAAAAGGGCCGTCCCTACTGGCGGCGCGCAACGAAGGTCAGGATCCGCTGCGGATTCTCGTAGATCAGGGTCCGGATCTGCTCCTCAGCGACGCCCTTGTTCCTGAGGTGGGGAACAAACTTTTCCAGGACGAAGGTGTAGCCCATCCCTCCGTAGGCCTTGAGGTCGATCTTCTGGTCCACGTTTTGGGAGAGGAGGATCCGCTCCAGGTATCCGCGCTGGATCAGTTTTACGATACCGTCCCCAACGTGGGCCGCCGTCGCCGCCTGCCGCAGCATGTGGAATTCCGATATCCCGTCGAACTCCACGTAGACCCCCCGCTTCAGTAGACCCAGTAGGGAGGGCAGATCCCGAACTAGGTTGTCGCAGTGTCCCAGGATGACCCGCCCCAGCTCGGCCCCTTCCGCCGCCAGCAGGTCCAGCATCGCATGCGTGCTTTCGCTCCCGCTCCCGCCGCTGTGCAGAGAGACCGGGGCTCCGGTGATGCGGCTGGCGCGGGCCGCGGCTCGGATCGCTTTGGTCGCCACGGGAGTAAGAGAGTCTCCGCCGGTGGCCACTTCGCCGATGATTCCGGATCGGATGCCGCTGTTTCCGACGCCCACGGTCACGTCACGCACGATTTCCCTGGTCAACTCGCTCAGAGAGCGATCCGCCAGGTCGCGGGAATCCAAGGCGCGGGTGTCCCAGCCCGTGCCCATGACCACATGCACCCCGGAAGCCCGGGAAACACGCCGTAACGCCGCGGGGTCCCGTCCCAGGCCGATGCTGGTCACGTCCACCAGGGTTCCACCGCCCCGTTTGCGATAGTCCGTCAGCTCCTGAAGGGCAGTCGTTTCATCCCCCAGGATCAGGTTGTCCCGATTCGGATAACCCATGGTCACCGCTCCCAGCATGTCCATGGTCAAGGGCTTGAGATAGAAACGGACCCGCGTGGCTGTGGTCGGCACCGGCCGGTTGGGATGGTTCCGGTTGATGAAGATGTGTTCGTGCACCATGGTGGCGCCCAGAGAATCCGGGTCTACCGGGCCGTTGACCGTCAGGACCATGCCAGCGAGGTCGGGAACATGTTCCGGGGCCTCCTGGGCCCGTAACCCCGGTGGTGAAAACAGCACGAAGAGCAGACCGGTCAGGGTCCACGCGGTACGAGCATTCCTGAGAACTCCTGGAGGCGTGTGCAGCATTTCTGTCTTCAAATCGAAAATCCTAACCCTGGAAAAACCAGGCGTTCTACTGGCGCGACCATTGGAATCGGGCGGTCGGAAACCCCCGTTCCCCTCCCCGCGCTCCCGTCGGGGGGACATTGTAGACTTCACCTGTTCAACAGGCCAGAGTTCGGGTTCCCATCCTGTTTGTCCGGAAAAAGGTTCGAACCAGTCGCGCAATTATTTTCCATCGGGATTTGAATCGAAGGTCGGAATGCCCTAAAATGCGCGGCTGGTAGTTCTTCGCAGACGTGCATCCCAAGTGCTCGAAGTTTGTTTCTGCATTAGGAGGTTTTGA includes:
- a CDS encoding PPC domain-containing protein, with the translated sequence MFKGKPDESTTWVSAAVSPVLWRRGIFLVLTLAMLSPPGWGQRIGPLVLEEQRRSKVEAVRPPSLRLSLPLPATATLPPLGPDDLQRLQTQRGQPPVIGVHRQLPPGAVRLNFSGETVKTTAEGAWQSTSAGPVWRLKVSSPSARAMRIHFQDFAVGAGRLWLHSESGQIVGPYSGSGQYGDGDFWSGIVFGDSLTIEYLPGEPAADEAVPFQIVAISHIWDDAFGTGVETAANSDRPEWEKRLFAGPIEAAAGTGSGSSLLDKPKQPVKRSTSLETPRAKAARRLTPGRPVEFRIGPVENPTIFTGDNSFRLEVPDNATQVTFTLESADSEVDVDLYVRYGEDNEVQDGRVVYDYASRGDTGDEEIVITPDSDPQLQAGAYFVSVLLYDTGVTAECTLTAEVERDDDGEDPEPIGGGPLTPGQPSDFRLGPVDNPTLFAGNRSFRLEVPEAATLVTLVLESDADVALVLRHGEDNGIQDGRLVFDHGSRDPSGDERIGITRRSDPPLRAGTYFVSIVVFDTGAVAEGTITATVDTDAVDCHLDVTCHSEWASAATGVARIFIETSEGRTRACSGTVLNNSRQDFTPFFLTAAHCVQTEAEARSVTAAWFYQTRTCNGEPPDIRSVPRTEGARLLATTGHSEIGQPEGDMTLLRLEGDLPDGVMFQGWDADPQPVGAQVAGIHHPASDWGEFKRISFGEAIPDPGFGFSDDTYLNVSYPLGQGYTEGGSSGSAIFGSPGTLVGALSGGDVGSACPTRPSRDIYTRFSAFYPQIRQFIDEDFALEFAHFANGSSISSDVVLLNVAATPIRPTLYFADDEGNRIDAGSLVEITRDLEVLENGALSVRTEMAPLEELTISTHGRGDLVVGSVRVTADGSIGGVLRFDAPGIGVAGVGASEPLNDALFPARRQAGGVNTGVALRNLESDGMTVSCSLMRRGSVLEDEEIQLDAGGQTAQFINEIFPGVNTSDFVGSVRCTAPEGRRFAGIALEMDANDGIFTTLPVVAVDQTGAGNGETSLEFAHFANGSSITSDVVLLNVSTQRIRPTLYFFDQDGNGIEPDSVVDTGNSLEIRPDGGLRARQALPPLGDLTISTHGRGDVVVGSVRVISDGPIGGVLRFTLPGAGVAGVGASEPVADALFPARRQAGGINTGVALRNLTAEEMTVSCNLMRGGSALESVDIPLDAGGQTARFIDEIFAGAGTSEFVGSVRCLAPVGGRFAGVALEMDFDNGIFTTLPVVPVKGGTRPEVPRTAPTVSLSASPTSIERGQSATLRWSSTNATSASLTPGIGTVPTSGSRRVSPTRTTTYRITVRGADGQTASDSTTVTVTEPPASLAPADQDAFNEVFVGKRMLTSYPDYHIDFIRPGRFEETEESDVYPGDYTYRNSGSNTGTLTLNYDDGDRCTFELTFASETSGTFTYSCIDGESGNASWRLADIPSDDEDDDTSQVCAAGSTIQSGSECALQFPEGTPDAGNTFGRFAVGEFFGSEKGCLFISSGFQSCGSSNVSLPADSVLNTPSGNKYSIVFSANMIEDSSSWTISELSITQEE
- a CDS encoding CehA/McbA family metallohydrolase; this encodes MHPSLFVLLLLLAAGSGSIRAETKEVPLTQIPLLGNYVMNKPVAPHLGDAAEFAIRLLQWSDTNRPSILKVQRIIKGETYAQEWGANLNYNPLPLEGVVDLMSDAYQQLESPRLVKLEISDRIEVLQAPERLDLLQSLVIPVPFVVRNSGTGQVQVTVRSGTEGVKVQEELRTLGAGQSLGWFVPVSLEGWSGGAVGLKLDAGALSQEISLPTRAWDSGTVKVRVLDENGRPTQARVYLNGPDGKSYTPAGAQPHITNGDYRQPYGGEYYFYADGGFEAGVPAGTVSLEVVKGLEYAPLARKVQVAKGQAKKVEFRLKRTWDMGAKGWWSGDTHLHANLFHDPITGADDRIKPKDVLLVVKAEDLNVAHMLACNSEDGYVYERKRVEGRPNALSEERHILYWNEEMRNLRLYGHMGFLRIKSFVEPAFVGWPGTTHPQDDPANYYQAVKAKAQNAAVIYVHPGLPSEYPVDIALGVVDTIDVMCQGDEEKNTAHWYQLLNAGFRCPISAGTDSYLDLPYHLIPGAGRVYVKSGPRLDYSDWIDAYLEGKSFATNAPMVTFTVNGREAGSVFTWEKGALQVKVEAEAESHIPMSSIELVVNGRVVETEKARDEGKRVRLRKGLEVTDSCWMAVRVRGEAHRLLPNDAALYAHTSPVYLSFKNRPVRSHAAAQFFVEQIDLLIQRVHDRGQFSHEREKQKTVDLFRKGQAIYREMLEEEETEAVPVRFGHYSR